The Clostridium beijerinckii genomic sequence GCCCCCCCCTACCTACTACTGCATCTAATTCCTTTATATCTATTTTATTATCTTTCAATATCTTCAATATAACTTCTGTTCTAAAGTTTTGTTGATCAGAGATATGTTTAAATTCTCCTATTTCTTCTGAAGAATGTCTTATAGTTTCTCCAAATACTTCCTTTTCATCCTCAAATACAGATATTTTTGTTGACGTAGAACCTGGGTTTATTATTAATAATTTATAGCTCACACTTTTTCCTCCCTTAAGATTTTATTTTCAATATTCCAATATGACCTGTAAAATTAAATTTTATAGTAATTCAAAAATATTAATTGCTACTGCCATTAATGAAAATTTTGTAGAAAATACAAATATGTTGGCGATAATATTATATACTGTATATCGGATTGTTACAAGAAATAATTACTATATAATTTAAACCTTTTCATCACCTTACTATTATAACCTGAAACTATGTAAATTAACAAATACTTTTTTCATATAATTAGGATATTCATTAAGCTTTTAAATAGAAATCACTTGTGACTTATAAATAATTCACAAGTGATTTTTATTTTACACTTAGTAACTTAATATATTTTAATAGGATATACTATATATTAATAATATACTTTATACTTCATTTTTTTGTTAAATGCTATTAAATTTATACGTATTCCTTCTACTTATATCCTCTTTCTTTATCCAATGCCTCATCTCTAATTTCTTCTCTCATGCCTCGAAGCGCTTCTTCTCTTCTATCATTCTTCTCTTTTAATGTTTCTTGCATTTTAGGATCATCAGTTTTTTCTATCATTTCATCTGCAAGTTCGCAATTCAAGATGGTTCTATCAATGTTATATTGAATTCTATCTACATTATCTTTTCTGTTATCTAG encodes the following:
- the tlp gene encoding small acid-soluble spore protein Tlp; this translates as MKNKLDNRKDNVDRIQYNIDRTILNCELADEMIEKTDDPKMQETLKEKNDRREEALRGMREEIRDEALDKERGYK